Proteins from a genomic interval of Corvus moneduloides isolate bCorMon1 chromosome 6, bCorMon1.pri, whole genome shotgun sequence:
- the LOC116445339 gene encoding acyl-CoA 6-desaturase-like, translated as MGKGGEQGGDSGEPAAQIRFYTWEEIQKHNLRTDKWLVIERKVYNVTKWANRHPGGQRVISHCAGEDATDAFQAFHINPTLVQKFLKPLLIGELAPGEPSQDRGKNSQLVEDFRTLRKTAEDMNLFRASPLFFSLYLGHIIAMEVLAWLMVSYFGTGWITTLILACILTTCQAQAGWLQHDFGHLSVFKKSSWNHIFHKFVIGHLKGASANWWNHRHFQHHAKPNIFKKDPDVNMLHIFVLGDTQPVEYGKKKLKYLPYNHQHEYFFLIFPPLLIPVYFQIQIISTMIRRRFWADLAWAISYYLRYFLTYIPFYGILGSLGLLTFVRFLESHWFVWVTQMNHIPMEIDSEKHRDWLSSQMAATCNIEQSFFNDWFTGHLNFQIEHHLFPTMPRHNFWKVKPLVKSLCAKYGVPYEEKPLGKAFVDIVGSLKKSGDLWLDAYLHK; from the exons ATGGGGAAAGGGGGCGAGCAAGGGGGGGATTCGGGGGAGCCGGCGGCGCAGATCCGCTTCTACACCTGGGAGGAGATCCAGAAGCATAACCTGAGGACGGACAAGTGGCTGGTGATAGAGCGAAAGGTTTATAATGTCACCAAGTGGGCAAACAGGCACCCGGGGGGCCAGCGAGTGATCAGCCACTGCGCCGGCGAAGATGCCACG GATGCATTCCAGGCCTTCCACATCAATCCCACCTTGGTGCAGAAGTTTCTCAAGCCCTTGCTTATCGGAGAACTCGCTCCAGGGGAGCCCAGCCAGGACCGAGGCAAAAAT TCCCAGCTGGTGGAGGATTTCCGGACCCTGCGGAAGACAGCGGAGGACATGAACCTGTTCCGAGCCAGCCCTTTGTTCTTCTCCCTTTACCTGGGCCACATCATTGCCATGGAAGTTTTGGCTTGGCTCATGGTTTCCTACTTTGGGACCGGCTGGATCACAACCCTCATCCTTGCCTGCATCCTTACAACTTGCCAG GCCCAGGCAGGCTGGCTGCAGCATGATTTTGGACACCTCTCTGTCTTCAAGAAGTCCTCCTGGAACCACATCTTCCACAAGTTTGTCATTGGACACCTGAAG GGTGCCTCTGCAAACTGGTGGAACCACCGCCACTTCCAGCACCACGCCAAGCCCAACATCTTCAAGAAGGACCCAGATGTGAACATGCTGCACATTTTTGTCCTTGGGGACACACAGCCCGTTGAG TACGGCAAGAAGAAGCTGAAGTACCTGCCTTACAACCACCAGCACGAGTACTTCTTCCTCA TCTTCCCGCCTCTGCTCATCCCTGTGTATTTCCAAATCCAAATCATCTCGACCATGATCAGGCGCAGGTTCTGGGCG GACCTGGCCTGGGCCATCAGCTACTACCTGCGCTACTTCCTCACCTACATCCCGTTCTATGGCATCCTGGGATCCCTGGGTCTCCTCACGTTTGTCAG GTTTCTGGAGAGCCACTGGTTCGTGTGGGTCACCCAGATGAATCACATTCCAATGGAAATTGATTCCGAGAAGCACAGAGACTGGCTGAGCTCCCAG ATGGCAGCGACCTGCAACATTGAGCAGTCCTTTTTCAATGACTGGTTCACCGGGCACCTGAACTTCCAGATCGAGCACCA cctgtttCCAACAATGCCACGGCATAACTTCTGGAAGGTGAAGCCTTTGGTGAAGTCATTATGTGCCAAGTACGGAGTCCCGTATGAGGAGAAGCCCCTTGGGAAAGCATTTGTAGACATCGTTGG GTCCCTAAAGAAATCTGGAGATCTCTGGCTGGATGCTTATCTCCATAAGTGA